From the Marinobacter sp. es.048 genome, the window TCTTCGAAGACGTGAAAGTCCCCGTGGAAAATCTGGTAGGCGAGGAAGACAAGGGTTGGACCTATGCCAAGTACCTGCTGACCTATGAACGCACCGGCCTCGCCGGCATCGGCATTTCCAAGGCGGCACTCCAGCACCTCAAGGAGCTGGCCAGCCGCCGCCTCAAGAATGGTCGACCGCTGATCGAAGATGCCTCGTTCAGCCAGCGCATCGCCCAGGTCGAGATTGACCTGATGGCCGCCACCATCAGCAACCTGCGCATTATTGCCTCAGTGGAAGGCGGCGGCGTACCGGGCGCAGAAAGCTCGATGCTGAAAGTGCGCGGCACCGAAATCCGCCAGGCGATCAACGACCTGGCCCGCCGGGCCATTGGACCGTACGCCATTCCGTTTGTGGAAGAGGAACTGGACCTGGATTACGACGGCGATTTCCTCTCCGACGAGAACGCCGCACCACTGTCTGCCCAATACTTCAACAACCGCAAGCTGTCGATTTTCGGCGGGTCCAACGAGATCCAGAAGAACATCGTGTCGAAAATGATTCTCGGGCTTTAAGGAGGCGACCATGGATTTCCGACTCAACGAAGAACAGCAGATGCTGCAGGACACCGTGGCCCGCCTGGTGCGCGGTGAATACAGTTTTGAAAAGCGGCTCGAATACAGCGAATCGGAGCTCGGCTTCAGCGCCGACTTCTGGAAACAGCTGGGTGAACTGGGCCTCACTGCCGTGCCCTTCCCCGAGGAACTCGGTGGTTTTGGCGGCAGTGGCGTGGAAGTGCAGAGCGTGATGACCGAACTGGGTCGCGGCCTGTGCATTGAGCCCTACTTGCAATCTGTCGTCCTGGGCGGCGGGCTGATCAGCCAGGCCGGCAACGACGTACAGCATGAGCAGTGGCTCGGCGGTATCGCCAGCGGCGAGATGCGCGCGGCCGCAGGACTTCAGGAGCCCCAGAGTTTTTACAACTTGAACGATGTCGAAACCCGGGCTGAGAAGTCCGGTGACGGCTACGTGCTGAACGGTCGCAAGGCCGTGGTCATTGGTGGGCACTGCGCCGACGTGCTGGTGGTCTCGGCCCGCACTTCGGGCGACAGCAACGATTCTGACGGCATCAGCCTGTTCCTGGTCGCACCGGAGACCGAGGGCCTCGAACGCCGCACTTACCCGACTATTGATGGCTCCAAGGGCTGCGACCTGTTCCTGAACAACGTCAAGCTGGGCCCGGACGCCTTGCTCGGACAAGAAGGCAAGGCCGCTGATGTCATCGAGTACCAGGCAGGACGCGCCATTGCCGCTCTGTGTGGTGAAGCCGTCGGTGCCATGGAGATGGCTTGCGAGCTGACCCTGGAGTACCTGAAACAGCGTAAGCAGTTTGGCGTGCCCATCGGCAAGTTCCAAGTGCTGCAGCACCGAATGGTGGACATGATGTCGGAGCTGGAACAGGCCCGTTCCATGGCCATCCTGGCCGCCAGCGTGGCGGACGAGCCCCAGAGTGACGAGCGCCGCCGGATCCTGGCCGCCGCCAAGAATGTGATTGGCCGCAGTGGCCAGTTCGTTTCCGAGCAGGGCATCCAGTCCCACGGCGGTATCGGTATGACCTGGGAGTACAACTTTGCCCACTACGCCAAGCGGCTGGTGATGATCAACCATCAACTGGGTGACGACGACTTCCATCTGGAGCGCTTTGCGGCCCTGCTAAAGTAAGGGTCCGCAAACAAATGAAATTTTGGGCCCGAAGAGATCAATAATGACAACAAATGAACCGTCAGCGGAACAGGATCTCAGGAAAGCCGAGTGGCAGGTCCGCACCGAGCTGGCCGCAGCCTATCGGCTGGCGGCCCTGTTCGGCTGGGATGATCTGGTGTTCACCCATCTATCGGCCCGGGTACCCGGGCCGGATCACCACTTCCTGATCAACCCTTACGGGCTGCTGTTTCACGAGATTACCGCCTCGTCGCTGGTCAAGGTCGACCAGGAAGGCCAAGTGGTGGAGGCAGCCGGCCTGGGACGCGTCAATCCCGCCGGTTTCACCATTCACAGCGCGGTGCATATGGGCCGGGACGATGCCGGAGCGGTGATGCACCTGCACGCACCGGACGGGGTCGCGGTATCGGCACACCGGGACGGCCTGCTGCCCCTGAGCCAGACCGCCATGCTGTGTCTCGACCACCTCTGCTATCACGAGTACGAAGGCGTGGCACTCAATCTGGACGAACGCGATCGGCTAATCCGGGACCTGGGCAACCGGTCCATGATGATACTGCGCAACCACGGCGTGCTGACCGCAGGCAAGGATGTACCGGAAACCTTCACCTACCTGTATTTCCTGATGAAAGCCTGCGAGATCCAGGTCAAGGCCCAGAGCTGTGGCCCCACCCACCTACCCTCGGAACAGGCCATTCGCACCACCGCCGAGCAGTCGCAACAATTGGGCATGGCAGCGAAACTGACCTGGCCGGCACTGATCCGACTTCTGGACAGCAAGAATCCGGGTTATGCGGTCTGACGCCCAGCGGGGACTACGGCTATGCTGACAGTGCAACTGGACGATCTGGCCCATCACAGGAACTCGGTGATTGGCCACAGCCCCTGGAAAACCATCAGCCAGGAAATGATACAGGCCTTCGCCGATGCCACCGGCGATCATCAATGGATACATCTTGATGTGGAGAGAGCCAGGCGAGAGTCGCCCTGGAAGAGCACCGTGGCGCACGGATTTCTGACGGCATCACTGATTCCCCTGCTGAATCAACAGGTCATCAATGTGCAAGGCAAGAGCGCCAGTATCAATTACGGGCTTAACAAGCTGCGCTTCCCGGCAGCGGTAAAAGCCGGCGCGCAGATCCGCAGCAAAATGGAGCTGTTGGACGTGACCAGGGTAGATGAGCAGCGGACGCTGGCCACCTATCGCACCACCCTGGAAATCCGAGGCGGGGAAAAGCCCGCCTGCGTCGCCGAACATCTCGCCATGTATGTGCGGAGCTGAGTCGCTCAGGACTTGGCTTCCCACTCCTCTTCCTGCAGCGCCCGCCACATCAGCTTGCCGGTTGGCGACTTTGGCAGCTGGTCGACAAACTCGATCAGGGTAGGAATCTTGTAGGCTGCCATCTGCTCCTTGCACCAGGCGATGATGTCCTCTTCGCTCCTTTTTCCCTCCGCCTCCGGAGTCAGCACGATGCAGGCCTTCACGGTCTCACCGCGCTTCGGATCCGGCGAGGAAATAATGCAGACCTCATGAATCCCGGGATGGCGGTACATCAGGCCCTCCACCTCGGACGGCCAGACCTTGTAACCGGATGCGTTGATCATTCGCTTGACCCGGTCGACCATGAAGAAATAGCCCTCCTCATCGTAGTAACCCAGATCGCCGGTGCGGAAAAACTGCTTGCCATCAATCTCCACAAACGCAGCTTCGGTTTCCGCGGGCCGGTTCCAGTACCCGATGGTAACCTGCGGCCCGCTGGAGACGATTTCACCGGTCTCGCCAGGGCCTTTTTCCTGCAGGGTGTCGACATCAATGATCCGGCTGTCGACATCAAACACCGGGATGCCGAGGCACTGGGGCTTCGGGCGGTTCGAGGGGTTGATGTGGGTGGCTGCCATGGTTTCTGACAGGCCATACCCCTCAATATAATCAAGACCGGTCATGGTCTTGAGCTTGGCGGCCACGGCCTCTGGCATCGCTGCCCCACCCCCGCCGATGGTGGTGAGACTCGACAGGTCGTACCGGCCAATGTCGGGGTTGGAGAGGAAGTCCACCGCCATGGTGACAATGTTGGTCCAGCCGGTGACTTTATACCGTTCGATCAGCCGCGCCGCGGTGGTCCGCTCCCAGCGAGTCATGATCACTGTAGTGGAGCCGCTGTAGATGGGGCTGTTCATGGAACCGGTCATGCCGGTGACGTGGAAGAATGGCAAGGTGGCCAGCTGCACCGTACTGGCGGTGCTCAGGTTCCAGAAGGCCCGGTGCACGGCGGTAGCCATCACGCTGCGATGAGTGTGCACGCAGCCCTTCGGCGCGCCGGTGGTGCCGGAACTGTAGGGAATCACGGCGAGATCGGCCGGGCCGGCGGTGTGCGCCGAGGGCGCATGGCCTTCCGCCAGCGCCTGCTCCCAGCTGACCATGCCGGCCAGGTCCTCCGACCAGGCTGGAGCGGCGACTTCCGCTGGCAAGGCCAGATCGGTGTCCGGGGCGATATAGCTGCTGTAGGAAGCTACCACGATGTGGTTGAGATCGGTGGTCTCCAACAACGGGGCAATAAAGCCGGCCAGTTCCTGACCTGCGAGGCAGACATTGGCACCGGTATCCGCAACAAAGTGCTCCAGTTCCGCCGCTCGGTTCATCGGGTTGATAGGGATTACCACGGCATCCGCCCGCAGAATGGCATAATAGGCAATGACGTATTGCGGGGAGTTCTGCATGTACAGCAACACCCGATCACCTTTAGCGACGCCCTGGGCCTGCAGGTAGCCGGCCATGGCCTCCACTTCCCGGAACAGCTGGCTGTAGGTCATCGGTGCATCGTAGAAAACGATGGCGTTACGGTCCGGATAGCGCCGCGCCGAAATCTCAAGGTTGGTAAACACGCTGGTTCGTGGCAAGGCCAGGCTTTTGGGCAGTTCCCTCGGCCACACGGCGTAATGGCGGGTAAATGGCATTGTTGTGATCCCCTTTTTTCGGTTCAGTGGGCCGCTGACGCGGCCAAATCAAAATCGTCAGCGCCGCCGGGCAGGCGGTCCTGGTGGCGTAATGGCGATGGCTTTGTCCCGCAGCACGCTGGCGTCTTCATCGGGCGCCACAATGTGACGCGAACTGCGATCAAATCCCAGCCACCAGTACGGCAGACTGCGGGCATCCTGACCCGCCTGCAGGCGGGCGCGCCGTATGGAGCCGTTGGACTCCCGGCACCACCGGGCCCGACTGATGGAGGCCGCCTCGCAGGCGGGAAAGTTGACGTTCCAGGCCCGATTCAGACCTGGCTGCCAAAGCTGCCTGATGATGGCCTCGCCATGAATGGAAACCGGCGACCAGTCCACGCCTTCGCGACTCAGAAACGCCTGGCTCAGTGCCATGGCAGGTATGCCCATGTGTTCGGCACTCAGCACCGCGCCGACGGTTCCGGAATACTGCACGGAATCGCTGATATTGGCGCCGCAGTTCACCCCGGAAAGCACCAGATCCGGCGGGGTTTCCCCGAACCACCGGGCCAGCGAATAGAGCACACAGTCCGCCGGCGTACCGGAGACTGCATAGCGCCTGTCACCCTGCTCATACACCCGCAAAGGATCATGAATGGAGATGCTCTGGCCGGCGCCGCTACGATCATGCTCGGGCGCCACCACCCAGACCTCCTCGGCCAGGTTGCGGGCGATCTGCTCGAGCACTTTCAGGCCTGGCGCGTTGATGCCGTCATCATTGGTGATCAGGATGCGTTTGACCATGGGATCGTTCATGACGATGGTCCCTCACTGGCAATCCGCCAGCCGACATCGGCCAGAAGGCTGGCCCGCCGGCCAACCTCCAGGGCATCGGCATTGGCGGCATTGCCATCCAGCGCCCGCTTGTAGACACCCTGAAGAATAGACGCCAGCCGGAACAGGGAAAACGCCAGGAACACGTGCCAGTCGGCGATGTCGTCCCGGCCGGTCTGCCGGCAGTATCGGGCAATGGTTTCCTGTTCGTCCGGAATACCCAGTGACTCCAGGTCTTCTCCCTGCAGTCCTCGCATGCCCTGCAGGTCCCACGGCAGGTAGTACGGCAGGCAGTAATAAGCCAGGTCCGCCAGCGGGTGGCCGAGGGTGGACAGCTCCCAGTCCAGGATGGCAATAACCTCGGGCCGCTGCGGCGCCAGCATCAGATTGCCAAAGCGGTAATCGCCATGGGCGATGGCGCATTCGTCGGTGGAGGGCAGGTTCTCTGGAAGCCAGGCCATAAGCTTGTCCATTGCCGGAAGCTCGTCGGTTTTGGAAGCCAGGTACTGTTTGCTCCATCGAGCCACCTGCCGGGCCACATAACCTTCCGGCCGGCCAAAGTCACCAAGACCGACCGCCTTCACATTCACCGAGTGGAGGCGCGCCAGGGTGTCGATGGCCGAGTGATGGGCCGGCAGCCGTTCCTGGCGATCCAGCGCCCGCAGCGCCGAGTGGCTGACGATACGGCCCTTAAGGTAGTCCATGACGTAGAATGGTGTGCCGATGACATTGCTGTCTTCGCACAGGGCCCGGGTGTTTGGCACCGGGACACTGGTTTGCTCGGACAGGGCACGCATGACTTTGTACTCTCGTTCTACCATGTGGGCGGAGGGCAGGGTTTTGCCGGGCGGCTTTTTGCGCAAAACGTATTGGCCGCTGTCGGTGTCCAGCAGAAACGTGGGGTTGGATTGACCACCCTGGAATTGCCGGACATCCAGCCTCGTACCAAAGCCCGGTATGGTCTGCTGCAGCCAGGTCAGGAGGCTGGCTTCGTCGAATCTGTGGGCCGGGAGGACGTCTACCGGCTCTGGGGTGATGCTCATTTTTGTTTTGCCTTCAGTTTTGGGGCGTCGGCCCCTAATAAATCGTTTCGCCGCCATCGGCTACGATGACCTGGCCTGTGATGTAGGCGCTGGCCCTGGTGGACAGAAACACGGCCAGGCCGGCGATGTCGACCGGGTCGCCAATTCTGCGAAGCGGCGTTTTGTCTTCGGCGCGTTTGACCCGTACCGGGTCTTCCCACAGCGCCCGGGCGAAGTCGGTTTTGATCAGGCCGGGGGCGATGCTGTTAATCCGGATACCTTTCGGGCCCCACTCCACTGCCAGGTTCCGCGCCAGAGCAGCTTCTGCGGCCTTGGAAACGCCGTAGGTTCCGATGGTGGTGTTGCCCCGGATACCGGCGATGCTGGAAAGCAGCACCACAGCGCCTTCGCCTTTTTCCGCCATCTGCGGCAGCACCATGTTGGTCAGCCAGAAGGTGCCCTTGACGTTGGTGTCCATGATCTTGTCCCAGGCGTCGTCGGTCATTTCAGCGGTGGTGCCGTACACCGGGTTGGTGGCGGCGTTGCATACCAGCACATCGATAGTGCCCCAGGCCTCATTGGTTTTATCCACCAGGTTCTGCAGCTGGTCTTTTTTACCGACATGGCAGGGAATGGCGATGGCCTCGTAGCCCTGGGCTTTCAGTTCACTGGCCACCTGCTCACAGGCCTCGGCCTTTCGGCTGGAGATCACGACTTTGGCACCCAGGCGGGCCATTTCTTCGGCAATGGCGCGGCCGATGCCTTTGGTGGAGCCGGTAATCAGGGCGACCTTGCCGGTCATATCAAAAAGCGGGTTAGTCATCGTTCCGTCCTCATACTCAAAGCTTTGGGAACGAACGGGGAGGAACCTGTCGGGACTGTGCAAAACATGGATGTTTTGCTCAAGCCTACAGGGACGTATTTACGGCGTGTCCCGGCAGGTTCCTCCCCGTTCGTTCATGCGCCCGACTCAGCGGGCGGGACAATCAGCGATACTGGCGAAGCTCAATCTTGGCCACAGAATCCAGATGCACCTCATCGGGCCCGTCTGCCAACCGCAGAGTCCGTACCTTGGCCCAGGCTTCGGCCAGGAAGGTGTCCTGGGAAACACCGGCGCCGCCGTGCACCTGAATTGCGCGGTCCAGCACCTTCAGCGCCATGCTCGGTGCAATAACCTTGATCATCGCGATTTCCTGACGGGCCACCTTGTTGCCGACGGTGTCCATCATATGCGCCGCCTTCAGGGTCATCAGCCTTGCCTGCTCGATCTCGATGCGACTGCGTGCAATGTCCTTGCGGATGGAATCAAAACTGGACAGCGGCTTGCCGAAGGCCTCCCGGGCATTGGCACGCTTGCACATCAGCTCCAGAGCCCGCTCGGCGACGCCGATGGTGCGCATGCAGTGATGGATACGGCCAGGC encodes:
- a CDS encoding long-chain fatty acid--CoA ligase — protein: MPFTRHYAVWPRELPKSLALPRTSVFTNLEISARRYPDRNAIVFYDAPMTYSQLFREVEAMAGYLQAQGVAKGDRVLLYMQNSPQYVIAYYAILRADAVVIPINPMNRAAELEHFVADTGANVCLAGQELAGFIAPLLETTDLNHIVVASYSSYIAPDTDLALPAEVAAPAWSEDLAGMVSWEQALAEGHAPSAHTAGPADLAVIPYSSGTTGAPKGCVHTHRSVMATAVHRAFWNLSTASTVQLATLPFFHVTGMTGSMNSPIYSGSTTVIMTRWERTTAARLIERYKVTGWTNIVTMAVDFLSNPDIGRYDLSSLTTIGGGGAAMPEAVAAKLKTMTGLDYIEGYGLSETMAATHINPSNRPKPQCLGIPVFDVDSRIIDVDTLQEKGPGETGEIVSSGPQVTIGYWNRPAETEAAFVEIDGKQFFRTGDLGYYDEEGYFFMVDRVKRMINASGYKVWPSEVEGLMYRHPGIHEVCIISSPDPKRGETVKACIVLTPEAEGKRSEEDIIAWCKEQMAAYKIPTLIEFVDQLPKSPTGKLMWRALQEEEWEAKS
- a CDS encoding acyl-CoA dehydrogenase family protein, producing the protein MDFRLNEEQQMLQDTVARLVRGEYSFEKRLEYSESELGFSADFWKQLGELGLTAVPFPEELGGFGGSGVEVQSVMTELGRGLCIEPYLQSVVLGGGLISQAGNDVQHEQWLGGIASGEMRAAAGLQEPQSFYNLNDVETRAEKSGDGYVLNGRKAVVIGGHCADVLVVSARTSGDSNDSDGISLFLVAPETEGLERRTYPTIDGSKGCDLFLNNVKLGPDALLGQEGKAADVIEYQAGRAIAALCGEAVGAMEMACELTLEYLKQRKQFGVPIGKFQVLQHRMVDMMSELEQARSMAILAASVADEPQSDERRRILAAAKNVIGRSGQFVSEQGIQSHGGIGMTWEYNFAHYAKRLVMINHQLGDDDFHLERFAALLK
- a CDS encoding class II aldolase/adducin family protein encodes the protein MTTNEPSAEQDLRKAEWQVRTELAAAYRLAALFGWDDLVFTHLSARVPGPDHHFLINPYGLLFHEITASSLVKVDQEGQVVEAAGLGRVNPAGFTIHSAVHMGRDDAGAVMHLHAPDGVAVSAHRDGLLPLSQTAMLCLDHLCYHEYEGVALNLDERDRLIRDLGNRSMMILRNHGVLTAGKDVPETFTYLYFLMKACEIQVKAQSCGPTHLPSEQAIRTTAEQSQQLGMAAKLTWPALIRLLDSKNPGYAV
- a CDS encoding phosphotransferase, with amino-acid sequence MSITPEPVDVLPAHRFDEASLLTWLQQTIPGFGTRLDVRQFQGGQSNPTFLLDTDSGQYVLRKKPPGKTLPSAHMVEREYKVMRALSEQTSVPVPNTRALCEDSNVIGTPFYVMDYLKGRIVSHSALRALDRQERLPAHHSAIDTLARLHSVNVKAVGLGDFGRPEGYVARQVARWSKQYLASKTDELPAMDKLMAWLPENLPSTDECAIAHGDYRFGNLMLAPQRPEVIAILDWELSTLGHPLADLAYYCLPYYLPWDLQGMRGLQGEDLESLGIPDEQETIARYCRQTGRDDIADWHVFLAFSLFRLASILQGVYKRALDGNAANADALEVGRRASLLADVGWRIASEGPSS
- a CDS encoding MaoC family dehydratase, yielding MLTVQLDDLAHHRNSVIGHSPWKTISQEMIQAFADATGDHQWIHLDVERARRESPWKSTVAHGFLTASLIPLLNQQVINVQGKSASINYGLNKLRFPAAVKAGAQIRSKMELLDVTRVDEQRTLATYRTTLEIRGGEKPACVAEHLAMYVRS
- a CDS encoding SDR family NAD(P)-dependent oxidoreductase, which translates into the protein MTNPLFDMTGKVALITGSTKGIGRAIAEEMARLGAKVVISSRKAEACEQVASELKAQGYEAIAIPCHVGKKDQLQNLVDKTNEAWGTIDVLVCNAATNPVYGTTAEMTDDAWDKIMDTNVKGTFWLTNMVLPQMAEKGEGAVVLLSSIAGIRGNTTIGTYGVSKAAEAALARNLAVEWGPKGIRINSIAPGLIKTDFARALWEDPVRVKRAEDKTPLRRIGDPVDIAGLAVFLSTRASAYITGQVIVADGGETIY
- the surE gene encoding 5'/3'-nucleotidase SurE, producing the protein MNDPMVKRILITNDDGINAPGLKVLEQIARNLAEEVWVVAPEHDRSGAGQSISIHDPLRVYEQGDRRYAVSGTPADCVLYSLARWFGETPPDLVLSGVNCGANISDSVQYSGTVGAVLSAEHMGIPAMALSQAFLSREGVDWSPVSIHGEAIIRQLWQPGLNRAWNVNFPACEAASISRARWCRESNGSIRRARLQAGQDARSLPYWWLGFDRSSRHIVAPDEDASVLRDKAIAITPPGPPARRR